In one Brienomyrus brachyistius isolate T26 chromosome 5, BBRACH_0.4, whole genome shotgun sequence genomic region, the following are encoded:
- the LOC125741764 gene encoding CMRF35-like molecule 8 isoform X1, whose protein sequence is MNYLLAAVCLLRAWRDANCTTVTGYEGGGVSIRCDYSEEYKDNSKYLCKRGFLCKNLIKTDKKNEWVTEGRFSLYDEPKGRFFTVNITSLQLTDTGTYRCAEYKWFWSGTYTEVSLQVLKGPKSTKTTKPTVTATTAIKGTATDTTIIPTVTSSTPAILVTASAKPSGSTARNTTSPETLLPITVGLTVVLLLLGLAVLIVYRQKGKKPAASKPLSDRTDTDSRHPDTIQCSSEYEEIKDQIAAVPSLYCTADLPENASPMTVYSTVGPSKASCSDSVSYTAVIFTENQACTNQSAINFTNDSEYATVKL, encoded by the exons ATGAACTACCTGCTTGCCGCCGTCTGCCTCCTGCGAG CTTGGCGTGATGCAAACTGCACTACGGTGACAGGATATGAGGGAGGTGGGGTCAGCATCAGGTGTGACTACTCAGAAGAATATAAGGACAACAGTAAATACCTGTGTAAACGTGGCTTCTTATGTAAGAATCTCATTAAAACCGATAAAAAGAATGAGTGGGTGACAGAGGGGAGATTCTCACTGTATGACGAACCTAAAGGAAGATTCTTCACTGTGAACATCACCAGCTTACAGCTAACGGACACTGGGACATACCGGTGTGCGGAATATAAATGGTTCTGGTCTGGAACATACACTGAAGTTTCTCTGCAGGTTCTGAAAG GGCCAAAGTCCACTAAGACCACAAAGCCAACAgtaacagcaacaacagcaataaaagGAACAGCAACCGACACAACAATTATACCAACAGTAACATCCAGTACACCGGCGATTTTGGTGACTGCATCAGCAAAGCCTTCTGGAAGCACAGCCCGAAATACAACATCACCAG AAACGCTGCTGCCCATAACTGTGGGGCTGACTGTGGTTCTGCTCCTGCTTGGACTCGCTGTGCTGATTGTCTACAGACAGAAGGGAAagaaaccagcag CATCTAAACCCCTCTCTGACCGGACAGATACTGACAGCAGACACCCAGACACA ATCCAGTGTAGCTCTGAATATGAGGAGATAAAAGACCAAATTGCTGCGGTTCCCTCCCTCTATTGCACAGCGGACTTACCTGAAAATGCTTCTCCCATGACTGTCTACTCCACTGTAGGTCCTTCCAAAGCCTCATGTTCAGATTCTGTCAGCTATACCGCTGTCATCTTCACTGAGAATCAAGCCTGTACAAACCAGTCAGCTATAAACTTCACGAATGACTCTGAGTATGCCACCGTCAAGCTCTAG
- the LOC125741764 gene encoding CMRF35-like molecule 8 isoform X2, with amino-acid sequence MKYLLAVVCLLRAWRDANCTTVTGYEGGGVSIRCDYSEEYKDNSKYLCKRGFLCKNLIKTDKKNEWVTEGRFSLYDEPKGRFFTVNITSLQLTDTGTYRCAEYKWFWSGTYTEVSLQVLKGPKSTKTTKPTVTATTAIKGTATDTTIIPTVTSSTPAILVTASAKPSGSTARNTTSPETLLPITVGLTVVLLLLGLAVLIVYRQKGKKPAASKPLSDRTDTDSRHPDTIQCSSEYEEIKDQIAAVPSLYCTADLPENASPMTVYSTVGPSKASCSDSVSYTAVIFTENQACTNQSAINFTNDSEYATVKL; translated from the exons CTTGGCGTGATGCAAACTGCACTACGGTGACAGGATATGAGGGAGGTGGGGTCAGCATCAGGTGTGACTACTCAGAAGAATATAAGGACAACAGTAAATACCTGTGTAAACGTGGCTTCTTATGTAAGAATCTCATTAAAACCGATAAAAAGAATGAGTGGGTGACAGAGGGGAGATTCTCACTGTATGACGAACCTAAAGGAAGATTCTTCACTGTGAACATCACCAGCTTACAGCTAACGGACACTGGGACATACCGGTGTGCGGAATATAAATGGTTCTGGTCTGGAACATACACTGAAGTTTCTCTGCAGGTTCTGAAAG GGCCAAAGTCCACTAAGACCACAAAGCCAACAgtaacagcaacaacagcaataaaagGAACAGCAACCGACACAACAATTATACCAACAGTAACATCCAGTACACCGGCGATTTTGGTGACTGCATCAGCAAAGCCTTCTGGAAGCACAGCCCGAAATACAACATCACCAG AAACGCTGCTGCCCATAACTGTGGGGCTGACTGTGGTTCTGCTCCTGCTTGGACTCGCTGTGCTGATTGTCTACAGACAGAAGGGAAagaaaccagcag CATCTAAACCCCTCTCTGACCGGACAGATACTGACAGCAGACACCCAGACACA ATCCAGTGTAGCTCTGAATATGAGGAGATAAAAGACCAAATTGCTGCGGTTCCCTCCCTCTATTGCACAGCGGACTTACCTGAAAATGCTTCTCCCATGACTGTCTACTCCACTGTAGGTCCTTCCAAAGCCTCATGTTCAGATTCTGTCAGCTATACCGCTGTCATCTTCACTGAGAATCAAGCCTGTACAAACCAGTCAGCTATAAACTTCACGAATGACTCTGAGTATGCCACCGTCAAGCTCTAG